The genomic window ATATTGTATTTGAAGAATACGATTTTCAGATGAAATGGAATCTCAGCAAAGATGGAATGTTGCGAATAATGAAACCAGAATCTGTAAATGAAGTTGGTTGTATCCATACTTGTCAATGATTGGAAGTAGATTATGTATGAGTTATTATATGACCAGATTTAATAGTAAGGAATTGAGAAGTCTTGGTAGATCCATCACAAAGAGCAACTACTGATGCATCATTAAAATGATACAAAAAGGCTTTAAAAGAAAATCCAGAGGAAACTAAGGATTTTATAAAGTCTCTGATAAAAAATACTTATCGTACTTTGATGACAAGAGGTATGAAAGGTTGTTATATTTATTGTACTGATGAGGAAACAAGAGAGTATTTTAAGAAATTAATTTGATAAATTTCCTTGAAATCAAAAAAATTATATGCTATAATATTTATAGCTACCAACTCTAGAGCCGGCTTTGTGTTGTGTAGCTCCTTAATTTTATTTACATCCTAAACATAAACAAAATGGCAGAAATCCCAAATAGACTACAAACCAAAAAAGAGGATGCAGAAACTCTGATAAACCTTCTGCAAGATCAAAAAGATAAACTGGGAGAGGATCATTTAATGTTTAGGAACCAGCCGGATATTATCAGCCAATTCCAGTCTATGAAAGACGAAATTTTGGAATGAGCTGAGGAGTTGGATGTCAGAGACGAACAAATTGATGATGACAGAGAGGGGCTTTGGAATAATTTGACTGATTTTGTTGCTAGACTCAAACAATACTATCAATTTACCAAAGAAGACGGAGATCTGCCAGATTGGATGTACTACAAACCACAAACAAATCAAACCGGACTAGAATTTTTGGAAGAACTTTTTGATAAAATTGATGAAGAATTATCCGAAGATTTCAAAACTTGATTTGATCAAGCTTCACCAATTACTATTTCACAAGCAAAAGATGATTTTGAAGAATGGAAACAATGACTTAGATGAGAAGATTGGGAAGTATATATGGAAAAAAGAAGAAATATGTCTAGATTGATCAATTATATGAAAAAGTCGTTGATGATGACAGGAATGACCGGCTTTGAAGTAAGAGTTAATCTGCACGAGGACGAAGACTAAAAATTTCATCTATCAACTCAAAAACCAGCTTCTATAAACAGGAGCTGGTTTTTTTGATTCCCCAAAAAATTAATAAGTAATTGATAATGTCTACCCCTCCAAAAGATTGTAACAAAGTTGAAGAGGGATACCCCTCCAAAAGATTGTAACAAAGTTGAAGAGGGTCACCCCTCCAAAAGATTGTAACAAAGTTGAAGAGGGTAGCCCTAGTCTTGTCCGAAACATTGATTTTATTATAAAAAAAGCTATAAGTATAGCATTTAAAATAATAAAATATATTTAAATATGGAAGGAATTAATGTAAAACAGATATTAGAAATAATACCTGATGAATTTATAGAAAAATTAGAAAAAAACTGTAATATAAATCATCAAGTTAAAAAAATGAGTTGAAAGGTAATGTTTAAACTGTTATTAATGTGAATATTAGATTGAGATAATTTAACACAAAGAACATTAGCATCAATATATAACAGTCCTGAATTTACTCAATATGCAGATAAATGAGAACAACAAACAAGACATACAACTATAAGTGATAGACTTATAAACATGGATTATAAATTCTTTGAGAAATTGTTTGAAGAAATAAGTAAAAAGTTTGAAAAAGTATTAAAAATATGAGCAACAAAAATGAAGGTGGTGCTAAAGAGATTTGATTCTACATTAGTTTGAATATCAGAAAAACTACTTAAGTTTTGAATAAAAGCATGAAGTCCAGATGAAAGACATATAAAATTTACAGTCTGATTAAAGTGATTGTTGCCAAATAAAGTTTCAGTTTATGAAGAGCAAAAAGCAAGTAGTGAAGATGTAGCATTATGAGAAACTATTTTACAAGAGACAACATCTAAAAATCAAATATTATTATTTGATAGATGAGTTCAAAAAAGAGAAACTTATTCAAAGCTAATAGATAAAAATACAAATTTTGTAAGTAGATTAAGACAAAATACTAAGTATCAAGTTATAAGACAAAATAAAGAAGTAGAATGAATAAAAGTATGAAATTTAGTGTTAGAATGTGATGAAATAGTAAAATTATATTGAAAATGATGAGATATATTAGAAAAAGAATTAAGATTAATAAAAGCAATAAATCAAAAAAATGAAGTATTTTTATTTATAACAAATATGTATAATTTCACAGCAGAAGAAATAACAGAATTTTATGCAAGGAGATGGGATATAGAAGTATTTTTTAGATTTATAAAACAAGAATTTTGATTTAGTCATTTTGTATCAAGATCAAAGAATTGAATAATGAATATGCTATATATGACACTAATAACATCAATACTTGTAATAGTATATAAATCAAAAAACAGTATAAAATCCTACAAAGAAGCTAAAAGAAGATTTATTGCTGAATTAGATGAATTAATTTTAATTGAGCTAGCAATAGCAATCTGAGGAGATGTTGATCTTCTTAAAAAGAAATATTTAAATTATTATAAATACTCTTAATAAGGTTTCGGACAAGACTGGGGTCACCCCTCCAAAAGATTGTAACAAACTTGAAGAGTACCCCCACTCCTAAATATTGTAACAAAAGGGATGGAGTACCCCACTCCAAAAGTTAGTAACAAAAAGGATGGAGTATTCCATTATTATGGTTTGTTACCAAAAGAATGGAATCTTTTCGTGCCCGGGCGCGGAAAGGTTGATTTTTACTTTTCTAGAATTATACTTTAATTTATCTTTAAAAGTTAAATAAATAAATAATTTATGGTTAAATTTTTGTGACTTAGTTTTGCCTGGATTTGTAGTTTTATGATTTTCTATATTTCTTTTTTGTTTTGAGATGATCTATCAGAGGAAATTGTGTACGACTTTATTGATCAGGTAGATGATTATGAGTTTTTTTATGATATAGATTTCCAAGTTGATTATGATATTAGTTGAACTTTTTTTGAAAAATTTAGTAGTGATGGAGACTGATACTCATACGAGTTTGGTTTGAATATTGATCTGCCAGAGGAAGTTGATGATGGCTTGATACCATTTGATTCAAATATGAACTGAACAGTTAATTTTTACAATAATGCCAAAATAGATAATTTTCATATTAATATTTGAGCAGGTGCCAATATCTCATGACAAACAGCAGTTTGATGAGAAGACCAAATTTTGATAACCTTTTTGCAAGATTGAGAAGAGGAGTTTAGAGAGATTTTTGATACTTCTGATATCAATTTGGATCTACTTTTTACAAGGTTTTTGCCCTATATGGAAATAGAAGAAGGTGAAGTATTGAATTTGTCTGTTTTTTCTCCTATGTCTTTGAGATCAAAAGAGTCTATGAAAAATAATGTTGCTATTGAAAAAAAAGAAGAATGAAAGTATTCTATATCTTCATGATTTATGGGGATAGATTATGAGACAGTAGTTCACTTTGAGGATAAAAATATGATTAAAAAAGAAACTCCTTTTTTTTCTTATACAAAATCTGATTGAGATGAGCTTGATGTTGATAATATCGATCAACCAGATGATACCAACGATACAGATGATATAGATGACCAAGACCAAGATACTCAGGATTGAAGTGAAGATGATTTAGAATGTAAACTTATCTGACATGATTAGATTAGAAAATCTTACAAAAAAATATTCTTCTACAACAGCTGTAGATAATATAAACTTGGAAATACCTTCTTGAAAATGTTTTGCCTTGCTTTGAAGAAATTGAGCTGGTAAATCTACAACTATCAAAATGATAGTTTGAATAACCAATCCAACAAGTTGAGATATTTTCTTTGATGGCAGGACTATGCAAGAAGATGCAGTACAGATAAAATCTGAGATTTCATATATTCCTGATATGCCTTATGTTTATGAAAAACTAACTTGAATAGATTTTTTGTATTTTGTAGGAGTTGCTTACTGAATGAGTAAACAAACCATTAGAAAAAAAGCCCAAGAATTTTATGAGATGTTTGATTTTTATGAGATGTTGGACAAAAAGGTAGAAGATTACTCTCATGGT from Candidatus Absconditicoccus praedator includes these protein-coding regions:
- a CDS encoding IS4 family transposase, with the translated sequence MEGINVKQILEIIPDEFIEKLEKNCNINHQVKKMSGKVMFKLLLMGILDGDNLTQRTLASIYNSPEFTQYADKGEQQTRHTTISDRLINMDYKFFEKLFEEISKKFEKVLKIGATKMKVVLKRFDSTLVGISEKLLKFGIKAGSPDERHIKFTVGLKGLLPNKVSVYEEQKASSEDVALGETILQETTSKNQILLFDRGVQKRETYSKLIDKNTNFVSRLRQNTKYQVIRQNKEVEGIKVGNLVLECDEIVKLYGKGGDILEKELRLIKAINQKNEVFLFITNMYNFTAEEITEFYARRWDIEVFFRFIKQEFGFSHFVSRSKNGIMNMLYMTLITSILVIVYKSKNSIKSYKEAKRRFIAELDELILIELAIAIGGDVDLLKKKYLNYYKYS
- a CDS encoding ABC transporter ATP-binding protein is translated as MIRLENLTKKYSSTTAVDNINLEIPSGKCFALLGRNGAGKSTTIKMIVGITNPTSGDIFFDGRTMQEDAVQIKSEISYIPDMPYVYEKLTGIDFLYFVGVAYGMSKQTIRKKAQEFYEMFDFYEMLDKKVEDYSHGMRQKLVFTAALMHNPKYLILDEPMVGLDYQGAYIVKKIIKSITEKLGCTVILTTHQIYVAAEISDEVGIIHDGKLVKTLKDKDYIKENLEDTFLESTGTVSEKFEQIITQ